In the Drosophila gunungcola strain Sukarami unplaced genomic scaffold, Dgunungcola_SK_2 000001F, whole genome shotgun sequence genome, one interval contains:
- the LOC128262294 gene encoding transient receptor potential-gamma protein isoform X1, producing MMEEENTIRPHQEIRQLTLEEKKFLLAVERGDMAGTRRMLQKAQDTEYINVNCVDPLGRTALLMAIDNENLEMVELLINYNVDTKDALLHSISEEFVEAVEVLLDHENVTFHSEGNHSWESASEDTSTFTPDITPLILAAHRDNYEIIKILLDRGAVLPMPHDVRCGCDECVQSRQEDSLRHSRSRINAYRALASPSLIALSSKDPILTAFELSWELRRLSFLEHEFKNEYQELRKQCQDFATALLDHTRTSHELEILLNHDPTGPVYEHGERMHLNRLKLAIKLRQKKFVAHSNVQQLLASIWYEGLPGFRRKNMALQAVDIIRIGIMFPIFSLAYILAPYSSIGQTMRKPFIKFICHSASYFTFLFLLMLASQRIETFIGGWFFADSSGMLNKVEELPTKRGAKPTFIEWLILAWVSGLIWSEVKQLWDVGLQEYLNDMWNVIDFVTNSLYVATVALRVVSFFQVQKEMIYNSHATDLPRERWDAWDPMLISEGLFSAANIFSSLKLVYIFSVNPHLGPLQVSLSRMVMDIMKFFFLYVLVLFAFGSGLNQLLWYYADLEKKRCPEVSPMSALLNMNGTNDPNACIVWRRFSNLFETTQTLFWAVFGLIDLDSFELDGIKIFTRFWGMLMFGTYSVINIVVLLNLLIAMMNHSYQLISERADVEWKFARSKLWISYFEEGGTCPPPFNIIPTPKSIWYGIGWMRRVFCSGSSAARREHLKTIRRKAQQASDRDFKYQQIMRNLVRRYVTVEQRKAESQGVTEDDVNEIKQDISAFRCELVEILKNSGMDTNVSAGQGGGGGGKKNRQKERRLMKGFNIAPPGSTGSLAPVAEFSTSLDNYDNQHEILSSTLSTLFTPNFMHKRQQSQAGSGGGGSESPTSPTASPGAQGAAMISGGQVTKYNKSALKPYNKRIAGHKKRWGTLIEAAKVGNVSKMLGRSKSEDSVCNSSHTATPVHGQMRVTYAQNSPQQGYGYNGETSSTSTSTPTPTISIASNSPSAHVGVGSHFFHTTSGLTAIAALKRKRKKFSSSKNICPVTESVAATNAAEILNDKTLKRVSSYPAAEAGVQHKNPAQLVKPRRHEQTQSQHDSVETNSTFTLSIDPSNTSVNSREPLISTSCVSTTGAIG from the exons ATGATGGAGGAGGAGAACACGATCCGGCCGCATCAGGAGATCCGACAGCTAACGCTGGAGGAGAAGAAGTTCCTTCTGGCTGTGGAGAGGGGCGATATGGCCGGCACTCGCAGGATGCTGCAGAAGGCCCAGGATACGGAATATATCAACGTGAACTGCGTTGATCCGTTGGGCCGCACGGCCTTGCTGATGGCCATTGACAACGAGAACCTGGAGATGGTGGAGCTGCTGATTAACTACAATGTGGACACGAAGGACGCACTGCTGCATTCCATCTCTGAGGAATTTGTGGAGGCCGTGGAGGTGCTGCTCGACCACGAAAACGTCACTTTCCACAGCGAGGGCAATCAT AGCTGGGAGTCCGCCTCAGAGGATACGTCGACCTTCACGCCGGACATAACGCCCTTGATCCTGGCGGCACACCGCGACAACTATGAGATCATCAAGATCCTGCTGGACCGAGGAGCCGTGCTGCCCATGCCCCACGATGTGCGATGTGGCTGCGATGAGTGCGTCCAGTCGCGACAGGAGGATTCGCTGAGGCACTCGAGATCCCGCATCAACGCCTACCGGGCATTGGCCAGTCCCAGTTTGATAGCACTCTCCTCCAAGGACCCCATCCTCACGGCTTTCGAGCTGTCCTGGGAGCTGCGACGGCTCAGCTTCCTCGAGCACGAATTTAAG AACGAGTACCAGGAACTGCGCAAACAGTGCCAGGATTTTGCCACCGCCCTGCTGGACCACACTCGCACCTCCCACGAGCTGGAGATCCTGCTCAACCATGATCCCACCGGTCCGGTTTACGAGCATGGGGAACGAATGCATTTAAACCGCCTGAAACTGGCCATCAAGCTGCGCCAGAAAAAG TTCGTGGCCCATTCAAATGTGCAACAGTTGCTGGCAAGCATTTGGTACGAAGGATTGCCTGGTTTTCGGAGGAAGAACATGGCCCTGCAAGCGGTGGACATCATCAGGATCGGGATCATGTTCCCCATCTTCTCGCTGGCCTATATCCTGGCACCCTACTCTAGCATTGGCCAAACGATGCGCAAACCCTTCATCAAGTTCATCTGTCACAGCGCCTCATACTTCACCTTTCTGT TTCTTCTGATGCTGGCCTCCCAAAGGATCGAGACCTTCATCGGCGGCTGGTTCTTTGCGGACTCCTCGGGAATGCTCAACAAAGTGGAGGAGTTGCCCACGAAGCGAGGAGCCAAGCCGACCTTCATCGAGTGGCTTATCCTGGCCTGGGTCAGCGGCCTCATCTGGAGCGAGGTGAAGCAGCTGTGGGACGTGGGTCTGCAGGAGTATCTCAACGATATGTGGAATGTGATCGACTTTGTCACGAACTCCTTATACGTGGCCACGGTGGCTTTGCGAGTCGTATCCTTTTTTcag GTGCAAAAGGAGATGATATACAACTCGCATGCCACGGATCTGCCGCGCGAGCGATGGGACGCCTGGGATCCGATGCTGATATCGGAGGGCCTGTTCAGTGCGGCGAACATTTTCAGTAGCCTCAAGCTGGTTTATATATTCTCGGTGAATCCGCATCTGGGGCCACTGCAGGTGTCGCTGTCCCGGATGGTGATGGACATCATGAAGTTCTTCTTTTTATATGTCCTCGTCCTTTTCGCTTTCGGAAGTGGTCTCAACCAGCTGCTGTG gTACTACGCTGATCTGGAAAAGAAACGTTGTCCTGAGGTTTCACCCATGAGTGCTCTTCTTAACATGAACGGTACAAATGACCCAAATGCGTGCATTGTGTGGCGCAGGTTCTCCAA tTTATTTGAGACCACGCAAACTCTTTTCTGGGCCGTCTTCGGCCTGATAGATTTGGACAGCTTTGAGTTGGATGGCATCAAAATCTTCACTAGATTCTGGGGCATGCTGATGTTTGGCACCTACTCGGTCATTAATATTGTGGTACTACTCAACCTGCTCATTGCCATGATGAATCATTCGTATCAACTGATTTCG GAACGTGCTGATGTCGAGTGGAAATTTGCTCGTTCAAAACTCTGGATTAGCTACTTTGAGGAGGGCGGAACCTGCCCACCGCCTTTTAACATAATACCGACTCCAAAGTCGATTTGGTATGGAATTGGCTGGATGCGTCGCGTTTTCTGCAGCGGATCTTCTGCCGCCCGACGGGAGCACCTAAAGACAATAAGA CGTAAGGCACAGCAGGCCAGTGATCGGGACTTCAAGTACCAGCAGATAATGCGGAACCTGGTGAGGCGGTATGTTACCGTGGAGCAGCGGAAGGCCGAATCCCAGGGCGTCACCGAGGACGATGTGAACGAGATCAAGCAGGATATATCCGCCTTTCGGTGCGAATTGGTGGAAATACTCAAGAACAGCGGCATGGACACGAATGTGTCGGCTGGTCAAGGTGGTG GAGGTGGTGGCAAGAAGAACCGCCAGAAGGAACGCCGCCTGATGAAGGGCTTCAATATAGCGCCGCCCGGCTCCACGGGATCGCTGGCTCCGGTTGCCGAGTTCTCCACCTCGCTGGATAACTATGACAACCAGCACGAGATCCTCAGCTCCACACTGTCCACCCTCTTCACGCCGAACTTTATGCACAAGCGCCAGCAGAGTCAAGCCGGAAGTGGAGGCGGGGGATCGGAGTCCCCGACCTCGCCCACTGCTTCCCCAGGCGCTCAAGGGGCGGCCATGATCTCCGGCGGCCAGGTAACCAAGTACAACAAGTCCGCCCTGAAGCCGTACAACAAGCGAATTGCGGGACACAAGAAAAGATGGG GTACTTTAATAGAAGCGGCCAAGGTTGGCAACGTGAGCAAAATGCTGGGCCGTTCAAAATCTGAGGACTCCGTGTGCAACTCATCGCACACAGCGACACCAGTTCACGGTCAAATGCGAGTTACCTATGCCCAGAACTCGCCCCAGCAAGGATACGGATACAACGGAGAAACCAGTTCCACGTCAACGTCTACACCAACTCCAACGATTTCTATAGCCAGCAATTCGCCATCAGCCCACGTGGGAGTGGGCTCGCATTTCTTTCACACAACAAGTG gtcTGACAGCCATTGCTGCCCTCAAGCGCAAACGTAAAAAGTTCTCATCAAGCAAGAATATTTGCCCAGTTACCGAATCCGTGGCAGCGACAAATGCAGCTGAAATTCTAAATGATAAG ACACTGAAGCGTGTGTCCAGCTATCCGGCAGCCGAGGCCGGAGTGCAGCACAAGAATCCGGCCCAGTTGGTCAAGCCACGGCGGCACGAGCAAACCCAGAGTCAACACGACTCGGTGGAGACCAACTCGACCTTCACGCTGTCCATCGATCCATCCAATACGTCCGTGAACTCCAGGGAACCGCTGATCAGCACCAGTTGCGTTTCGACCACCGGAGCCATTGGCTGA
- the LOC128262294 gene encoding transient receptor potential-gamma protein isoform X2 gives MMEEENTIRPHQEIRQLTLEEKKFLLAVERGDMAGTRRMLQKAQDTEYINVNCVDPLGRTALLMAIDNENLEMVELLINYNVDTKDALLHSISEEFVEAVEVLLDHENVTFHSEGNHSWESASEDTSTFTPDITPLILAAHRDNYEIIKILLDRGAVLPMPHDVRCGCDECVQSRQEDSLRHSRSRINAYRALASPSLIALSSKDPILTAFELSWELRRLSFLEHEFKNEYQELRKQCQDFATALLDHTRTSHELEILLNHDPTGPVYEHGERMHLNRLKLAIKLRQKKFVAHSNVQQLLASIWYEGLPGFRRKNMALQAVDIIRIGIMFPIFSLAYILAPYSSIGQTMRKPFIKFICHSASYFTFLFLLMLASQRIETFIGGWFFADSSGMLNKVEELPTKRGAKPTFIEWLILAWVSGLIWSEVKQLWDVGLQEYLNDMWNVIDFVTNSLYVATVALRVVSFFQVQKEMIYNSHATDLPRERWDAWDPMLISEGLFSAANIFSSLKLVYIFSVNPHLGPLQVSLSRMVMDIMKFFFLYVLVLFAFGSGLNQLLWYYADLEKKRCPEVSPMSALLNMNGTNDPNACIVWRRFSNLFETTQTLFWAVFGLIDLDSFELDGIKIFTRFWGMLMFGTYSVINIVVLLNLLIAMMNHSYQLISERADVEWKFARSKLWISYFEEGGTCPPPFNIIPTPKSIWYGIGWMRRVFCSGSSAARREHLKTIRRKAQQASDRDFKYQQIMRNLVRRYVTVEQRKAESQGVTEDDVNEIKQDISAFRCELVEILKNSGMDTNVSAGQGGGGGKKNRQKERRLMKGFNIAPPGSTGSLAPVAEFSTSLDNYDNQHEILSSTLSTLFTPNFMHKRQQSQAGSGGGGSESPTSPTASPGAQGAAMISGGQVTKYNKSALKPYNKRIAGHKKRWGTLIEAAKVGNVSKMLGRSKSEDSVCNSSHTATPVHGQMRVTYAQNSPQQGYGYNGETSSTSTSTPTPTISIASNSPSAHVGVGSHFFHTTSGLTAIAALKRKRKKFSSSKNICPVTESVAATNAAEILNDKTLKRVSSYPAAEAGVQHKNPAQLVKPRRHEQTQSQHDSVETNSTFTLSIDPSNTSVNSREPLISTSCVSTTGAIG, from the exons ATGATGGAGGAGGAGAACACGATCCGGCCGCATCAGGAGATCCGACAGCTAACGCTGGAGGAGAAGAAGTTCCTTCTGGCTGTGGAGAGGGGCGATATGGCCGGCACTCGCAGGATGCTGCAGAAGGCCCAGGATACGGAATATATCAACGTGAACTGCGTTGATCCGTTGGGCCGCACGGCCTTGCTGATGGCCATTGACAACGAGAACCTGGAGATGGTGGAGCTGCTGATTAACTACAATGTGGACACGAAGGACGCACTGCTGCATTCCATCTCTGAGGAATTTGTGGAGGCCGTGGAGGTGCTGCTCGACCACGAAAACGTCACTTTCCACAGCGAGGGCAATCAT AGCTGGGAGTCCGCCTCAGAGGATACGTCGACCTTCACGCCGGACATAACGCCCTTGATCCTGGCGGCACACCGCGACAACTATGAGATCATCAAGATCCTGCTGGACCGAGGAGCCGTGCTGCCCATGCCCCACGATGTGCGATGTGGCTGCGATGAGTGCGTCCAGTCGCGACAGGAGGATTCGCTGAGGCACTCGAGATCCCGCATCAACGCCTACCGGGCATTGGCCAGTCCCAGTTTGATAGCACTCTCCTCCAAGGACCCCATCCTCACGGCTTTCGAGCTGTCCTGGGAGCTGCGACGGCTCAGCTTCCTCGAGCACGAATTTAAG AACGAGTACCAGGAACTGCGCAAACAGTGCCAGGATTTTGCCACCGCCCTGCTGGACCACACTCGCACCTCCCACGAGCTGGAGATCCTGCTCAACCATGATCCCACCGGTCCGGTTTACGAGCATGGGGAACGAATGCATTTAAACCGCCTGAAACTGGCCATCAAGCTGCGCCAGAAAAAG TTCGTGGCCCATTCAAATGTGCAACAGTTGCTGGCAAGCATTTGGTACGAAGGATTGCCTGGTTTTCGGAGGAAGAACATGGCCCTGCAAGCGGTGGACATCATCAGGATCGGGATCATGTTCCCCATCTTCTCGCTGGCCTATATCCTGGCACCCTACTCTAGCATTGGCCAAACGATGCGCAAACCCTTCATCAAGTTCATCTGTCACAGCGCCTCATACTTCACCTTTCTGT TTCTTCTGATGCTGGCCTCCCAAAGGATCGAGACCTTCATCGGCGGCTGGTTCTTTGCGGACTCCTCGGGAATGCTCAACAAAGTGGAGGAGTTGCCCACGAAGCGAGGAGCCAAGCCGACCTTCATCGAGTGGCTTATCCTGGCCTGGGTCAGCGGCCTCATCTGGAGCGAGGTGAAGCAGCTGTGGGACGTGGGTCTGCAGGAGTATCTCAACGATATGTGGAATGTGATCGACTTTGTCACGAACTCCTTATACGTGGCCACGGTGGCTTTGCGAGTCGTATCCTTTTTTcag GTGCAAAAGGAGATGATATACAACTCGCATGCCACGGATCTGCCGCGCGAGCGATGGGACGCCTGGGATCCGATGCTGATATCGGAGGGCCTGTTCAGTGCGGCGAACATTTTCAGTAGCCTCAAGCTGGTTTATATATTCTCGGTGAATCCGCATCTGGGGCCACTGCAGGTGTCGCTGTCCCGGATGGTGATGGACATCATGAAGTTCTTCTTTTTATATGTCCTCGTCCTTTTCGCTTTCGGAAGTGGTCTCAACCAGCTGCTGTG gTACTACGCTGATCTGGAAAAGAAACGTTGTCCTGAGGTTTCACCCATGAGTGCTCTTCTTAACATGAACGGTACAAATGACCCAAATGCGTGCATTGTGTGGCGCAGGTTCTCCAA tTTATTTGAGACCACGCAAACTCTTTTCTGGGCCGTCTTCGGCCTGATAGATTTGGACAGCTTTGAGTTGGATGGCATCAAAATCTTCACTAGATTCTGGGGCATGCTGATGTTTGGCACCTACTCGGTCATTAATATTGTGGTACTACTCAACCTGCTCATTGCCATGATGAATCATTCGTATCAACTGATTTCG GAACGTGCTGATGTCGAGTGGAAATTTGCTCGTTCAAAACTCTGGATTAGCTACTTTGAGGAGGGCGGAACCTGCCCACCGCCTTTTAACATAATACCGACTCCAAAGTCGATTTGGTATGGAATTGGCTGGATGCGTCGCGTTTTCTGCAGCGGATCTTCTGCCGCCCGACGGGAGCACCTAAAGACAATAAGA CGTAAGGCACAGCAGGCCAGTGATCGGGACTTCAAGTACCAGCAGATAATGCGGAACCTGGTGAGGCGGTATGTTACCGTGGAGCAGCGGAAGGCCGAATCCCAGGGCGTCACCGAGGACGATGTGAACGAGATCAAGCAGGATATATCCGCCTTTCGGTGCGAATTGGTGGAAATACTCAAGAACAGCGGCATGGACACGAATGTGTCGGCTGGTCAAGGTGGTG GTGGTGGCAAGAAGAACCGCCAGAAGGAACGCCGCCTGATGAAGGGCTTCAATATAGCGCCGCCCGGCTCCACGGGATCGCTGGCTCCGGTTGCCGAGTTCTCCACCTCGCTGGATAACTATGACAACCAGCACGAGATCCTCAGCTCCACACTGTCCACCCTCTTCACGCCGAACTTTATGCACAAGCGCCAGCAGAGTCAAGCCGGAAGTGGAGGCGGGGGATCGGAGTCCCCGACCTCGCCCACTGCTTCCCCAGGCGCTCAAGGGGCGGCCATGATCTCCGGCGGCCAGGTAACCAAGTACAACAAGTCCGCCCTGAAGCCGTACAACAAGCGAATTGCGGGACACAAGAAAAGATGGG GTACTTTAATAGAAGCGGCCAAGGTTGGCAACGTGAGCAAAATGCTGGGCCGTTCAAAATCTGAGGACTCCGTGTGCAACTCATCGCACACAGCGACACCAGTTCACGGTCAAATGCGAGTTACCTATGCCCAGAACTCGCCCCAGCAAGGATACGGATACAACGGAGAAACCAGTTCCACGTCAACGTCTACACCAACTCCAACGATTTCTATAGCCAGCAATTCGCCATCAGCCCACGTGGGAGTGGGCTCGCATTTCTTTCACACAACAAGTG gtcTGACAGCCATTGCTGCCCTCAAGCGCAAACGTAAAAAGTTCTCATCAAGCAAGAATATTTGCCCAGTTACCGAATCCGTGGCAGCGACAAATGCAGCTGAAATTCTAAATGATAAG ACACTGAAGCGTGTGTCCAGCTATCCGGCAGCCGAGGCCGGAGTGCAGCACAAGAATCCGGCCCAGTTGGTCAAGCCACGGCGGCACGAGCAAACCCAGAGTCAACACGACTCGGTGGAGACCAACTCGACCTTCACGCTGTCCATCGATCCATCCAATACGTCCGTGAACTCCAGGGAACCGCTGATCAGCACCAGTTGCGTTTCGACCACCGGAGCCATTGGCTGA
- the LOC128262294 gene encoding transient receptor potential-gamma protein isoform X3, with the protein MMEEENTIRPHQEIRQLTLEEKKFLLAVERGDMAGTRRMLQKAQDTEYINVNCVDPLGRTALLMAIDNENLEMVELLINYNVDTKDALLHSISEEFVEAVEVLLDHENVTFHSEGNHSWESASEDTSTFTPDITPLILAAHRDNYEIIKILLDRGAVLPMPHDVRCGCDECVQSRQEDSLRHSRSRINAYRALASPSLIALSSKDPILTAFELSWELRRLSFLEHEFKNEYQELRKQCQDFATALLDHTRTSHELEILLNHDPTGPVYEHGERMHLNRLKLAIKLRQKKFVAHSNVQQLLASIWYEGLPGFRRKNMALQAVDIIRIGIMFPIFSLAYILAPYSSIGQTMRKPFIKFICHSASYFTFLSSDAGLPKDRDLHRRLVLCGLLGNAQQSGGVAHEARSQADLHRVAYPGLGQRPHLERGEAAVGRGSAGVSQRYVECDRLCHELLIRGHGGFASRILFSGAKGDDIQLACHGSAARAMGRLGSDADIGGPVQCGEHFQ; encoded by the exons ATGATGGAGGAGGAGAACACGATCCGGCCGCATCAGGAGATCCGACAGCTAACGCTGGAGGAGAAGAAGTTCCTTCTGGCTGTGGAGAGGGGCGATATGGCCGGCACTCGCAGGATGCTGCAGAAGGCCCAGGATACGGAATATATCAACGTGAACTGCGTTGATCCGTTGGGCCGCACGGCCTTGCTGATGGCCATTGACAACGAGAACCTGGAGATGGTGGAGCTGCTGATTAACTACAATGTGGACACGAAGGACGCACTGCTGCATTCCATCTCTGAGGAATTTGTGGAGGCCGTGGAGGTGCTGCTCGACCACGAAAACGTCACTTTCCACAGCGAGGGCAATCAT AGCTGGGAGTCCGCCTCAGAGGATACGTCGACCTTCACGCCGGACATAACGCCCTTGATCCTGGCGGCACACCGCGACAACTATGAGATCATCAAGATCCTGCTGGACCGAGGAGCCGTGCTGCCCATGCCCCACGATGTGCGATGTGGCTGCGATGAGTGCGTCCAGTCGCGACAGGAGGATTCGCTGAGGCACTCGAGATCCCGCATCAACGCCTACCGGGCATTGGCCAGTCCCAGTTTGATAGCACTCTCCTCCAAGGACCCCATCCTCACGGCTTTCGAGCTGTCCTGGGAGCTGCGACGGCTCAGCTTCCTCGAGCACGAATTTAAG AACGAGTACCAGGAACTGCGCAAACAGTGCCAGGATTTTGCCACCGCCCTGCTGGACCACACTCGCACCTCCCACGAGCTGGAGATCCTGCTCAACCATGATCCCACCGGTCCGGTTTACGAGCATGGGGAACGAATGCATTTAAACCGCCTGAAACTGGCCATCAAGCTGCGCCAGAAAAAG TTCGTGGCCCATTCAAATGTGCAACAGTTGCTGGCAAGCATTTGGTACGAAGGATTGCCTGGTTTTCGGAGGAAGAACATGGCCCTGCAAGCGGTGGACATCATCAGGATCGGGATCATGTTCCCCATCTTCTCGCTGGCCTATATCCTGGCACCCTACTCTAGCATTGGCCAAACGATGCGCAAACCCTTCATCAAGTTCATCTGTCACAGCGCCTCATACTTCACCTTTCT TTCTTCTGATGCTGGCCTCCCAAAGGATCGAGACCTTCATCGGCGGCTGGTTCTTTGCGGACTCCTCGGGAATGCTCAACAAAGTGGAGGAGTTGCCCACGAAGCGAGGAGCCAAGCCGACCTTCATCGAGTGGCTTATCCTGGCCTGGGTCAGCGGCCTCATCTGGAGCGAGGTGAAGCAGCTGTGGGACGTGGGTCTGCAGGAGTATCTCAACGATATGTGGAATGTGATCGACTTTGTCACGAACTCCTTATACGTGGCCACGGTGGCTTTGCGAGTCGTATCCTTTTTTcag GTGCAAAAGGAGATGATATACAACTCGCATGCCACGGATCTGCCGCGCGAGCGATGGGACGCCTGGGATCCGATGCTGATATCGGAGGGCCTGTTCAGTGCGGCGAACATTTTCAGTAG